Genomic DNA from Coffea arabica cultivar ET-39 chromosome 7e, Coffea Arabica ET-39 HiFi, whole genome shotgun sequence:
TTCAATATCCTCTTGCTCACACTTAACAATTGCTATGCCTTTACTGTATCTACGAGGCCAACAAACTTTTGCTCTGAGATCAGGAAAGGGCAATTTTTTGTCACTACCATATGTGCTCCGTGAAGGAATGACCTTCAGCAAGCCGCCACATAACTCAACCAGATTAAGTTGAGTAGCCCTCTTTGCAGTATCAGGTGAGAGAAATGTAATCCTTCCCCATTTCTCCTGCTCCTCACTTTCTTGGCCGATAGCTGAAAACTTATGGACAGCACAAATAGTGCCCGACGTGGATTTCTCCAGAAACATCAATAGCTCCTTGTCATTAACACAATTCATATCTGAATGAAATATGTCAACGGTCAAACAGCTCTTTTCAAGCTCTAGATGCTTGATCTCACCACCAGCTCCAAACAAAGCTACAGAAGGTGAGACAGCGGGCCTTCCACTGTACAAGCGTTTCTCCAAACACTCATTTTGCAATAATCTCCCTTCATACTGCAATGCATCATTCACAAAGCCAGAAACTTTGTCCATGTCCTTAGAAGAAGCATGCAACCAAACTTCATTCTCATTAACCTTTACTTCAACACCGATTCGTTCATCCACACATTCTGTTCTGATACATGAAACAAGACGATGCAGACAACTATTAGCTTTTCCACAGAACCTTTTCAATAGCAAACTGCCAAACCCTGTCAAAACCCTAATGTGAAGCTTCTCGCTTTCCATCTTGGAGAAATCAAACGAAGGAGGTGGACAAACAGCAGCCAAAGATTTGAAATCAAATGCAGTAACACATACCAAATATTGGTAAGATGCTGAAAGAATTTCACCAAAAACAACCCAACTAGGTCTTTGATCAAAAACAAGTAAAGAACATGATGGATGTAGTGGGATATGTTTCCTTGTAAGCGCCACTTCATATCCAAGGTGATCATAACCAGAGTACATAGCTACATTTTCCACAAAAGCAGAAAGTATAATGCTTTTAAGAGTCTCATCATGCTCAGTATGAATCTGTGGATTCCAGCGCCAATAACTTGGGATAATAATGCTTAGTTCATTTTGAAGGCAAGATTCCAGTTCTTGAACTGCCTCTTGGCATCTTCGCATGGATTTTGCATTGATGCTGTTCTCCCAACACCAGATATTCTTCCTCACAGGAGGCACAGCGTCCCAATCTTTGTAAACAGCAAGCAAAGTGAAGAGATCACCGCTCTGATGACAGAATTGGACCTTAAGGCGGTCAGATTTTAGTTTGCTTTCTTCAGAACCAACTCTACAAAATATGCTGCTGGAATTTGCCATGACAGCAGCAAGAACAATGCCCTCCCTACCAAGGCGGTTATGGAAGCATTTCAGAATTATTTTCCCAAGCCGAGGTTCAATTCCCAACCTAACCAAGTCATACCCTTCCGGAGTCAATTCATAAAGAATATTCCTTTGGGTGACAGCTCCAAGTTGAATAAGATTTCTGAGGGCCATCTCAATTGCCTTTGGACTAGGTGCatcaacaaaatcaaaatcctGCACATTCTTGATACCCAAAGCAAGAATTCTCAGAACTGCAACACCAAGGTGCACCCTGCGAATTTCAGGTTCCTGGTGAGGAGGCATTATCTCAAAATCACTCTCAGAGTAAAGCCTGTAGCATGTCCCAGGTTCAGTCCTCCCAGCACGGCCAGCCCGTTGATTAGCAGAACTCTGGCTGACCCTGCAAACCCTGAGAACATTCGTGCCAGTACCAGGCTCAAATTTACTCTCCTTCACCATGCCCGAGTCAACAACGTATTTAACGCCTGGAATGGTTAAAGAAGTCTCAGCAACATTTGTTGCAaatattacttttctttttcctggaTAGTTCGCAaaaacttgattttgctctTCAAAAGTCAGTTTCCCATGTAGAGGTAATGCAATAGCTGAAGGAGATCGGAAATTCTCACAAGCCCACTCAACCTCCATTTGTGAAGTTAAGAAGGCAAGAACAGTTCCTTCTTTATCCATTTTATGGATCTCGTAAACCATCTTCACAACATCAGAAATGTAAGGTGCAACCATGCTAGAATCAGATTTGCCCTCAGATTCACAAGGTACATAGCGGATATCAACAGGAAAGTTTCTGCCAGCAACATGAAAGGTTCCACAACCAAAAAAGTAATTCGCAAGCTGTTCTGCATCAGCTGTCGCAGACATAATGACAAGCCTCAGATCAAGCCTCTGATGTAGTAATTTCTTAATCATCGCTAAAAGAAGATCAGTATTTAAGCTTCTTTCATGTGCCTCATCAATTATAATGCATGAAATCCGGGATAAATTCTTATCACGCATGTAGTGCTGCAGTAAGGAGTGATCTGTCGTAAATATTACCTTGGAATTGTAGTTCTGACTAGATGAATAAGATGGATAAGAGATGACTGAATGATCTTCATAACAACCACGACTTTCCTCCTTAACCCTCTGTGCCAATGAAACTGCAGCAAGTTTACGAGGCTGAGTGCAAACAATGGATCCCTTACCAGCCACGCCAGAATCAGCAAGAAACTGAACCAATTGCGTACTCTTTCCAGAACCAGTCTCCCCAATCAAAACTGTAATCTGAAACATTGGACAAGAGAAAAGACACAAAAATGAATAGAATGAGAGAGGCAGCTATATACCACCTGAAGcacagagagagggagagaggaggGGGTAAATACCATGAATCATCACACGGTTAACAATACCATTCCTGACTACCATAAAAAATTAGAGCTGAGTACAAGAACTTTACAAATACACCATATACACCTTCCACCCCCGTGCcacccaaaaacaaaaagaccacaacatgagaaaaggaaaatgcgACACAAATAAAGCCACAAggaaacacaaaaaaaatataccACCATGTCCTCTCTCCTGCTGATTCCTTCTCTCTACTTCCAATCCCCTATGGTCATCTAGCGGCTCAAAAtgtccttaaaaaaataataataccaGAAAAAAAAGCATATCTTACAGGCTATCATGCTTCCAATCCTAAAGAGCGAAATATGAATAGATGTTTAAGCATTCACCACAGTTCATGTCTGACAGAAAAGATTATATGTTCTTGGCTGGTGTATCATAAATCTAAAAAGACAACTAGACGCACAACAACAGGGATGATTTCGCAAAGAAAGGACGCACAACAGACTCTTCAaactaaaacagcaaaagtAAAAACAAAGCGTTGATGAATCACTTATAAACGTACTCTTTAACTACACCTCTATCTCCTTCCATCCCATCAgtttcttattttcttctcaGGAAATCGAGATTGCAACTAAAATTTACGTGCAAAGAGTACTGAAAACGACACAGTATAACCAAATGAACAAAACGTTACACAAGACAAGCAAGGGACAAGGAAAAAACAGGTTACCTGCTGGCAATGAATTTGCTGAAAAATCTCACCACGAAATGCGAAAAGGGGTAATCCTTCATCAAGCCGACGACATTCCCTCATCATCAAGCAATGAAGCTTCCCCCAATCAAACTCTCTTCCAAACATAAACAACCCAACTTTGACCCCAACTGCTTCCACTTCATctaccccttttccctccaaatAGTCCACCATGCACTGGATCCCACGTTTAAACTCCTCAATCCTCTTAGCAATCAAATCCCCTTCCTTCTCCAAACCATCCCTCTTTTTCTTCAACTCATGAAATTCCCTCAATTGTTTTCGCttttttaagtttaaattaaCTTCCTTTCTCTCATTCAACACCATCTCTAACTTCTTCTCCCACTTGTTCACCGACTCATCCTCCATTAACGCTCTCAATCTAGACAAAAACAGTGTCTTTAACTGATCTTTCAACTCATCTTTATCAGATGACACCACCACGTTCTGAATCAACCTTGGAGTCAAAGAATGCCCATTGTTCAACCGAATTTCCCACAACTGAACCATAGTTTCAAGGGCTTCAACCCACTGCTGATAATATAAGCTTCCTATGACGGGCCCAGTATTGGAAACCCGATAACTCTCCGGCTTGCAGGTCAATTTCGAAACTAAGCCCTCAGTTTCGAGCTTTTCTGGGCGTTTTTCGGTGGAATTCAACCTGAGCTGGATGACGAAGTTGTGGTGGCGGAAGGAAGGCACCATCGGAGGTCCGGGAGGGCGATCACGGCGGTAATTCGGGGACAATTGAGGCTTCCATGGCTGCCGGACTTGGTGATGATTGAACGGAACTTGGCCGCAGCGGTCGTAACTCGCCGGCGGGTAACACCGGTGCCCACAAGACGAAGCAGACGATGGACGTTGCATTGTACgggtaaattaaaaaaaaaaaagggtattggaaaaatgacaaaaaccctagaaaagagtTTGGGACTGAGAGAAAGTAGCTTGGGTAGCGAGCGAGAGTGAAGAAGAAGCGAAAAGGACAAAAAAGCATGAAGCAGAGGTATTTGGTACGAGGAAAAATCGAATTATGGGAATATTTATATTACTAATATAATATTGTTGTTGATTTCGAAATTCTCTATGTGGAAGTGGAACTGCACCTAATACTCTCTCTATTTCCTTTCctaatttggttaagattttctttttaacaatGAAATTGTCATGTTAGTTTCCTTAGGATTTCAAGTAATTCATAAATATTttagtttaaaatttaaatacTTGTTTTCCTTCATATTacattggatttttttttgtagacacatttttttttgtttttttaatctAGTAGAATTCAATAATTGGACGAACTAGCCCTTACCAAACAAATTAGTGCTGAAATACTAACTAGTAACAAGCAGCCATATAATTATTTTCactaaatataggttttaattATTCATATGACTAGATTAACGATCGCATGGCAAACTTCAATGGTGAAAGTTTATGATAATCATTTATTTAATGGTTAACCAAAATTCTACTAACAACAAATTCTAGGAATCCTCTTCATTTGATGCTACGTTTTTTGCTCGAATAAGAAAATTAAGAGGATTATAAatcttgacaaaaaaaaaaaaatagggtagTGTTAATAGGATTATTTAATCATTTTCTAACACCAATATAATATTGCTTGTCTAAACTAAAATaggaaacaattttttttttaaaggtaaTTGTTATTTCAACTAAAACAAATTGTGAGTGTGACATGACAAGATCTGAATGGATTGTATGACAAGAAAGAGGCTTTCTTTTCAGGCTTCCATTTATCAAGATTCCTCCCATATACAACGAAGTAATAACACatggggcaaaaaaaaaaaaagttgtattATGATAGTATATTACTTCTGCAGACTAATAGACGAATCGTTTTAGAATATATGTAGCTTAAGAGTATAATAAGATTGGATTATTAATTTAAGTTAATATATGACGTGTATGGATTATTTTCTTTCAAATCACCTCCATGCATTATTATTTTTCTGTCAAATACATATGGTAACTCCACATAACTTGAATTAAATCATTAACTGACGTGACTTCTAAGGACAATTTATAGAAGAATGGACCCAACTAATTAGGTGCTTCGTATTGTTATCGAGGTTAATTGTATACTGGAATGAGCTTAGAATGGGATTTCTCTTCAGATTTGGAGCTAATGTACATCTTcttctattaaaaaaaatatcatgTCAGATAGCTTTTGGTGGGGGAAAAAATGTTGGTTTCTGTCTAATGAGTACCTAATTAACATGATGTTTAGGTGTTAAttttataagaaaataaatttaatttaagaaaatatatacatataagagAGGACAATAATTGAAAATATATGCACCCGCATGACAAGTTAAGTATGATTTTTGATATATTAATAAATATCTAATGCATGCCCATTAAAAAGAATGAATCGAGAGTGTCTGGATAGCTGAATTATTTCACATTATATTTCGTTTGtgtcataaacacatttttcaatccatctttttatattttcaattatctttttatctcacatgcatTCACATTACAAAATATggtacagtaattatttcaaataatagcCTCTATTTGCTCGTCATTTCCCATACATAAATTACATAAATTATGGAAGGAAAGGAGAAGGTGCAAGtgagaaatttcaaatttgatgcCTCCTCTCACTTACGCTTACAAAAGTACGTTTCGCAAGTAACATATACATGTGTAATTCAAACTCACTCCTACAGAGGTGTAAGACactgacaatgtatataatTGAAGTTCATAAATTAAATACTGTTGTCGTTTCTAAATATCCCACATAGTAAATTATTTATATGGAGCATGCAATTAAAGATGTCTGTATCAGCAAATCTCAAATAAAACGCCCCTTTAGATTGCACACTAATGGATTGGATTTTGCTTTTTAATCAGTTACTATTTACTACTACGTATTTTGTATTCTGAATTAATTAAGACTGAAATGTCTTTAGTATTATTTCAATGCCTTAACTGCTACGTAATTCAAAAAGCAGATGCGACAGGGAACCGACGTG
This window encodes:
- the LOC113698465 gene encoding ATP-dependent RNA helicase DEAH11, chloroplastic, encoding MQRPSSASSCGHRCYPPASYDRCGQVPFNHHQVRQPWKPQLSPNYRRDRPPGPPMVPSFRHHNFVIQLRLNSTEKRPEKLETEGLVSKLTCKPESYRVSNTGPVIGSLYYQQWVEALETMVQLWEIRLNNGHSLTPRLIQNVVVSSDKDELKDQLKTLFLSRLRALMEDESVNKWEKKLEMVLNERKEVNLNLKKRKQLREFHELKKKRDGLEKEGDLIAKRIEEFKRGIQCMVDYLEGKGVDEVEAVGVKVGLFMFGREFDWGKLHCLMMRECRRLDEGLPLFAFRGEIFQQIHCQQITVLIGETGSGKSTQLVQFLADSGVAGKGSIVCTQPRKLAAVSLAQRVKEESRGCYEDHSVISYPSYSSSQNYNSKVIFTTDHSLLQHYMRDKNLSRISCIIIDEAHERSLNTDLLLAMIKKLLHQRLDLRLVIMSATADAEQLANYFFGCGTFHVAGRNFPVDIRYVPCESEGKSDSSMVAPYISDVVKMVYEIHKMDKEGTVLAFLTSQMEVEWACENFRSPSAIALPLHGKLTFEEQNQVFANYPGKRKVIFATNVAETSLTIPGVKYVVDSGMVKESKFEPGTGTNVLRVCRVSQSSANQRAGRAGRTEPGTCYRLYSESDFEIMPPHQEPEIRRVHLGVAVLRILALGIKNVQDFDFVDAPSPKAIEMALRNLIQLGAVTQRNILYELTPEGYDLVRLGIEPRLGKIILKCFHNRLGREGIVLAAVMANSSSIFCRVGSEESKLKSDRLKVQFCHQSGDLFTLLAVYKDWDAVPPVRKNIWCWENSINAKSMRRCQEAVQELESCLQNELSIIIPSYWRWNPQIHTEHDETLKSIILSAFVENVAMYSGYDHLGYEVALTRKHIPLHPSCSLLVFDQRPSWVVFGEILSASYQYLVCVTAFDFKSLAAVCPPPSFDFSKMESEKLHIRVLTGFGSLLLKRFCGKANSCLHRLVSCIRTECVDERIGVEVKVNENEVWLHASSKDMDKVSGFVNDALQYEGRLLQNECLEKRLYSGRPAVSPSVALFGAGGEIKHLELEKSCLTVDIFHSDMNCVNDKELLMFLEKSTSGTICAVHKFSAIGQESEEQEKWGRITFLSPDTAKRATQLNLVELCGGLLKVIPSRSTYGSDKKLPFPDLRAKVCWPRRYSKGIAIVKCEQEDIEALVNDFSDIIIGGRYARCEPSAKYMDSVVITGLDREISEDEIFEVLYTVTNRKIRDIFLLRGNTVEGPSPAACEEALLREISVFMPKTNPLGSCVRVQVSQPEPKDTYMRATIMFNGSLHLEAARALDEIDGKALPGCFSWQKMKCQHMFHSSIWCPASVYLVIRSQLDHLVKSFRCRKGVECNMEVNENGSCRVKISATATKTVAELRRPLEGLMKGNNIDDAAITPTVLQLLFSRDGLNVLNTIQRETGTYILFDKQALSLRVFGTTAKIEVAKKRLVKSLLRLHENKQLEVHLRGAVLPPDLMKRVVQKFGPDLHSLKEMFPGAEFSLNTKRHCICLKGVEDLKEGQGLGGTKDLKQKVEERIYQIARTSGSPNQNGNEEATCPICLCEVEDSYKLELCRHEFCRSCLVEQCDSAIKSQDSFPIRCARKGCGASVLLTDLRSLLLGEKFEELFRASLAAFVVGSGGVYRFCPSPDCPSVYRVTESGAPFVCDACYVETCTRCHLEYHPFLSCEKYKEFKVDPDSSLKEWCAGKENVKKCPVCRFTIEKVDGCNHIECRCGKHVCWVCLEFFGSADDCYNHLRSIHLAII